TTAAAAGTGACAATCCGATTTTAGAAAAAATTTATAAACTAAAACCTTCTGGGAGAGATTACAATTTGTACGAAAGAATCCCGTAATTTTATAGCATGAAAAAATATTGCGCATTTCTGCGAGGTGTTAATGTCAACGGAACTTCCATGAAGATGAAAGAGGTTTGTGATGTTTTTACAAAAGCAGGAATGTTCGGTGTGCAAAGCATTTTAGCGAGCGGAAATATTTTGTTCGAATCGGATAAGAATGAATCTGATTTAAAATCAATTTTGGAAGAAGCCATGTCCAAAACGTTTAATTATGACGCTTTTCTCTTTATCAGAGATTTTAAAAGTATTGAAAATGTATTGATGAAAAAAGCTTTTGAGGACAAAGAGGATTGTCATAATTACGTTTTTATTTCGGATAAAAATACAGCGGAAAAGCTTCAACAATATTTTGAAGAAAAAGGAAATAAAGAACACGAATCTGCCAAAATTGTCGATGCGGTATTTTATTGGCAAACCCCCAAAGGAAATACGCTTAATTTTGAGTTTGGCAAAGTTTTAGGAATGAAAAGTCTGAAAGATAAATTCACCAGTCGTAATCTTAATACGATCGAAAAAATAGTTAACAAACTGAAATAATATCATGATACAATATTTAGAAAA
This genomic stretch from Chryseobacterium sp. POL2 harbors:
- a CDS encoding DUF1697 domain-containing protein encodes the protein MKKYCAFLRGVNVNGTSMKMKEVCDVFTKAGMFGVQSILASGNILFESDKNESDLKSILEEAMSKTFNYDAFLFIRDFKSIENVLMKKAFEDKEDCHNYVFISDKNTAEKLQQYFEEKGNKEHESAKIVDAVFYWQTPKGNTLNFEFGKVLGMKSLKDKFTSRNLNTIEKIVNKLK